The proteins below come from a single Xenopus tropicalis strain Nigerian chromosome 9, UCB_Xtro_10.0, whole genome shotgun sequence genomic window:
- the LOC116407698 gene encoding putative protein kinase C delta type homolog, translating into MLASYAIKKQHVALKIIEKEKEMSHKEIKTEAAILRLGRLCPFLIRAYATFQTESLVLYVMEYARGGTLHQLIKQKGYFRSHEVRFYSAEIVVGLQFLQEYGVVHRDLEPENILLNKEGHVKIADFGLACVHEFKGSKAYNGISGASGYMAPEV; encoded by the exons ATGCTGGCTTCTTATGCCATCAAGAAGCAACACGTTGCCTTGAAGATTATAGAGAAGGAAAAGGAGATGAGCCACAAAGAAATCAAGACGGAGGCTGCGATACTGCGGTTAGGAAGGCTGTGTCCGTTTCTTATACGGGCATATGCAACCTTCCAAACTGAG TCACTCGTATTATATGTGATGGAGTATGCCAGAGGCGGAACGCTGCACCAGCTTATCAAGCAAAAGGGATACTTCAGAAGCCATGAAGTGCG GTTTTATTCAGCAGAAATAGTAGTTGGATTACAGTTCCTGCAAGAGTATGGGGTTGTTCATCG GGACCTTGAACCAGAAAACATCTTGCTGAATAAAGAGGGCCACGTGAAGATCGCCGATTTTGGCCTAGCCTGTGTCCATGAGTTCAAAGGCTCAAAGGCCTACAATGGTATTAGTGGAGCATCAGGATATATGGCCCCTGAGGTATGA